Proteins encoded by one window of Dietzia sp. B32:
- a CDS encoding S9 family peptidase, translated as MRDTTEVEVEVTEEAESRDIAGPPDDAAGGPTKIRHTTSPNLSPDGSMLACVVTERSGYPRAVQRPLGPGGLDGAGPERDVVLPVDGPVRRVAYSPNGRWLACEVAPDGGERERIWLVTTDPEDHAVYPVDTSSDATVQIVGWDGDLLAVTAFDSEGLAEGRLVDPETGESTVVDRRMGGALVHAWDGAALFRVGARGNRELLRIVPDGRWWPLLPVDTGSTTDAGVILDAGDADRPMRMIVRSDHSADRMGLLAVEADEDSTESWPVAFRTDADLDKVEVSLDRSTAVLLWNVRGGLSEIEVLDLRPERPRVIVRPPLPEVVVSSPTLTADGRLLALTVQSLDQPPRTVMYDVDNRRWTGRPPEQPDPAPTLVEFPARDGLQLSGWLYRPDIGDEPGPTVVHLHGGPEGQSRPGYNDIARRYLDIGVNYFLPNVRGSTGAGRFYSHADDRYGRFSAIDDVEDALLHLIDEGIADPGRAVVSGRSYGGYLVNATLVRHPGRWCGGIAACGMSDLQTFYRTTEPWIAAAAYPKYGNPLQERELLREASPLRRYHHVDVPMLFVHGAHDTNVPLSETDQAVEFLRRSGVPVDVLLFEDEGHEFVKLANRQLLGDRVVQFCQEVFDVRTQEE; from the coding sequence GTGCGTGACACCACCGAGGTCGAAGTCGAGGTCACCGAGGAGGCGGAGTCCCGGGACATCGCGGGTCCTCCCGACGACGCCGCCGGGGGCCCCACCAAGATCCGCCACACCACCTCCCCCAACCTGTCGCCCGACGGGTCGATGCTGGCATGCGTGGTCACCGAGCGCTCCGGCTACCCGCGCGCCGTCCAACGGCCGCTCGGACCGGGCGGGCTGGACGGTGCCGGGCCGGAACGCGACGTGGTCCTGCCCGTCGACGGTCCGGTGCGCCGCGTCGCGTACTCGCCCAACGGCAGGTGGCTGGCCTGCGAGGTCGCTCCGGACGGCGGTGAACGCGAACGGATCTGGCTGGTCACCACCGACCCCGAGGATCACGCCGTCTATCCCGTCGACACCTCGAGCGACGCCACCGTGCAGATCGTCGGGTGGGACGGCGACCTGCTCGCGGTGACGGCCTTCGACTCCGAGGGCCTGGCCGAGGGCCGACTCGTGGACCCGGAGACCGGGGAGAGCACCGTGGTCGACCGCCGGATGGGCGGCGCACTGGTCCACGCGTGGGACGGTGCCGCGCTGTTCAGGGTGGGCGCTCGCGGGAACCGCGAGCTGCTGCGCATCGTCCCCGACGGCCGGTGGTGGCCCCTGCTGCCCGTCGACACCGGCTCCACCACCGACGCGGGGGTCATCCTCGACGCCGGGGACGCCGACCGCCCCATGCGGATGATCGTGCGCAGCGACCACTCGGCCGACCGGATGGGCCTGCTCGCGGTCGAGGCGGACGAGGACTCCACCGAGTCCTGGCCGGTGGCGTTCCGCACGGACGCCGATCTCGACAAGGTCGAGGTGAGCCTGGACCGCTCGACCGCGGTCCTGTTGTGGAACGTGCGCGGCGGCCTGTCGGAGATCGAGGTCCTCGACCTGCGGCCGGAACGCCCCCGTGTCATCGTCCGGCCGCCGCTGCCCGAGGTCGTGGTGTCGTCCCCGACGCTCACCGCCGACGGCCGGTTGCTCGCGCTCACCGTCCAGAGCCTCGACCAACCTCCCCGCACCGTGATGTACGACGTGGACAACCGCAGGTGGACCGGGCGGCCGCCCGAGCAGCCCGATCCTGCGCCGACACTGGTCGAGTTCCCCGCCCGTGACGGGCTCCAGCTCAGCGGCTGGCTCTACCGGCCCGACATCGGCGACGAACCGGGCCCGACCGTGGTCCACCTCCACGGCGGCCCCGAGGGGCAGTCGCGCCCCGGGTACAACGACATCGCCCGCCGCTACCTCGACATCGGCGTGAACTATTTCCTGCCCAACGTGCGCGGCTCCACCGGCGCGGGGCGCTTCTACAGTCACGCCGACGACCGCTACGGGCGGTTCTCGGCGATCGACGACGTCGAGGACGCCCTGCTGCACCTGATCGACGAGGGCATCGCCGACCCCGGTCGGGCGGTGGTCTCGGGCCGCTCCTACGGCGGCTACCTGGTCAACGCCACCCTGGTCCGTCATCCCGGGAGGTGGTGCGGCGGGATCGCCGCGTGCGGCATGAGCGACCTGCAGACCTTCTACCGCACCACGGAGCCGTGGATCGCCGCGGCCGCCTACCCCAAGTACGGCAACCCGCTCCAGGAACGGGAACTCCTGCGGGAGGCCTCGCCCCTGCGGCGCTACCACCATGTGGACGTCCCGATGCTCTTCGTCCACGGCGCGCACGACACCAATGTGCCGCTCAGCGAGACCGATCAGGCCGTGGAGTTCCTGCGCCGGAGTGGCGTACCGGTGGACGTCCTGCTGTTCGAGGACGAAGGTCATGAATTCGTGAAATTGGCCAACCGGCAGCTTCTCGGCGACCGGGTGGTCCAGTTCTGCCAGGAGGTGTTCGATGTTCGGACGCAAGAAGAATGA
- a CDS encoding carboxylate--amine ligase/circularly permuted type 2 ATP-grasp protein → MTDAQRWIRVEEELHLVDTRSRRPVRRAADVLAALGDTGQQGQEGHVRPEQHGAVVVADAGAHTGIGDLGDALRRNRARLAEAANGLRTGVVAAGSLASPGVEFEPAPQDPHPAPGRESQTRASAGFRVVVETADADEAQYAARRVAALAPVLLALSASSPYWADGTDSGYASTRYFESQWSPAHVPAYAADTAAEALACEDEIIATGVVAGRESIAVDVRPARDGDGIELVACDSCSTVDTLVVVAALFRAAVDRVLAARDAEHDPGSDRWDGPSDAVLAAAFWRAARSGLEGDLVDVATGRPRPATEVLTGLVDDHVDHLRAGGELDLVLELLDGVRGAATSATRQRAAHRRRGRRSDVIAVLFAETVGRIRPREISDDRGMRSMLAAYSPLGEAVTEEVHDEAIAEDGSPRPEYVDVLKAVSDLGPDVLCERKAQVDDTLRSMGITLKVYGKDEPQVFPLDSVPRIVPADQWARISAGIEQRARAMEMFLRDIYGAGEISRAGVVPAEALQRAPGFRPTGRAVPEGVLHAPVCGVDLVSTAPGEWIVLEDNLRMPGGMAMAVALRDRIAEGYPEFGARSEVHDPRDALAMLTDTLRAAAPEGVDDPTIAVVIAEDELEAFDLNSVTEAVGGILVTPSDLVCEDSGLWRVEGGERQRIDVLYVRMDEEMLLSSTGADGTALRSGLLGAMAEHGVAVVNAPGNGAADDKAIYALVPKIIDFYLGEKPLIGQVDTYLCADPDQRREVLDRLGELVVKPIDGYGGSDITVGPECSPRELDERRDELRRHGDRFVAQEVQPLSTLPTFDGRELQRRHVDMRAFVMLRHGDGGEILASAPPVALTRVAPAGTMVVNASSGGGGKDTWIHRA, encoded by the coding sequence ATGACCGACGCACAGCGATGGATCAGAGTCGAAGAGGAACTCCACCTCGTCGACACGAGGAGCCGGCGACCGGTTCGGCGGGCCGCGGACGTGCTCGCCGCTCTCGGCGACACGGGGCAGCAGGGGCAGGAGGGCCACGTCCGGCCGGAGCAACACGGGGCGGTCGTGGTCGCGGACGCGGGCGCCCACACCGGGATCGGCGACCTGGGCGATGCCCTCCGCCGGAACCGGGCCCGACTGGCCGAGGCGGCCAACGGGCTGCGGACCGGGGTGGTCGCGGCCGGGTCCCTGGCCTCGCCCGGCGTGGAGTTCGAACCCGCGCCGCAGGACCCCCACCCCGCGCCGGGCCGCGAGTCCCAGACCCGCGCCTCGGCCGGCTTCCGCGTGGTGGTCGAGACTGCCGATGCAGACGAGGCCCAGTACGCGGCCCGCCGGGTCGCCGCCCTCGCACCGGTGCTGCTGGCACTGTCGGCGAGTTCTCCCTACTGGGCCGACGGCACCGATTCCGGTTACGCCTCCACCCGCTACTTCGAGAGTCAGTGGTCACCCGCACACGTGCCCGCGTACGCCGCCGACACCGCCGCCGAGGCGCTCGCCTGTGAGGACGAGATCATCGCCACCGGCGTGGTCGCGGGACGGGAGTCCATCGCGGTCGACGTCCGCCCCGCCCGGGACGGGGACGGAATCGAACTCGTGGCCTGCGACTCCTGTAGCACCGTCGACACCCTCGTCGTCGTCGCCGCCCTGTTCCGCGCGGCGGTCGACCGCGTCCTCGCCGCACGGGACGCGGAGCACGACCCGGGATCCGACCGGTGGGACGGTCCCTCCGACGCCGTCCTTGCGGCGGCGTTCTGGCGCGCCGCCCGCTCCGGACTGGAGGGCGACCTGGTGGACGTGGCCACCGGGCGTCCCCGGCCCGCCACCGAGGTGCTCACCGGACTGGTCGACGACCACGTCGACCACCTCCGGGCCGGAGGCGAACTCGACCTGGTGCTGGAGTTGCTCGACGGGGTCCGCGGCGCCGCGACCTCGGCGACCCGCCAGCGCGCGGCGCACCGCCGACGGGGGCGCCGCAGCGACGTGATCGCCGTCCTGTTCGCGGAGACCGTCGGGCGGATCCGACCCCGGGAGATCAGCGACGACCGGGGGATGCGGAGCATGCTCGCCGCCTATTCGCCGCTCGGCGAGGCGGTGACCGAGGAGGTGCACGACGAGGCGATCGCCGAGGACGGCTCCCCGCGGCCCGAGTACGTGGACGTGCTCAAGGCCGTGTCCGACCTGGGCCCCGACGTCCTGTGCGAGCGCAAGGCGCAGGTGGACGACACCCTGCGCTCCATGGGCATCACGCTCAAGGTGTACGGCAAGGACGAACCGCAGGTCTTCCCGCTGGACTCCGTCCCACGGATCGTCCCGGCCGACCAGTGGGCGCGGATCTCCGCGGGCATCGAGCAGCGTGCCCGCGCGATGGAGATGTTCCTGCGCGACATCTACGGGGCGGGGGAGATCAGCCGGGCCGGCGTGGTCCCCGCCGAGGCGCTCCAGCGGGCCCCCGGGTTCCGGCCCACCGGGCGCGCGGTCCCCGAGGGCGTCCTGCACGCGCCGGTGTGCGGCGTGGACCTGGTCTCCACGGCACCGGGCGAGTGGATCGTGCTCGAGGACAACCTCCGGATGCCCGGGGGAATGGCGATGGCGGTCGCCCTGCGCGACCGCATCGCGGAGGGCTACCCCGAATTCGGCGCGCGCTCGGAGGTCCACGACCCCCGCGACGCCCTCGCCATGCTGACCGACACCCTACGGGCGGCTGCGCCCGAGGGCGTCGACGATCCGACGATCGCCGTGGTGATCGCCGAGGACGAGCTCGAGGCGTTCGACCTCAACAGCGTCACCGAGGCGGTCGGTGGGATCCTGGTGACCCCCTCGGACCTGGTGTGCGAGGACTCCGGACTGTGGCGGGTCGAGGGTGGGGAGCGTCAGAGGATCGACGTGCTCTACGTCCGTATGGACGAGGAGATGCTGCTGTCCTCCACGGGGGCCGACGGCACCGCGCTACGCAGCGGCCTGCTGGGGGCGATGGCGGAACACGGTGTCGCCGTGGTCAACGCGCCGGGCAACGGCGCGGCCGACGACAAGGCGATCTACGCGTTGGTCCCGAAGATCATCGACTTCTACCTCGGCGAGAAGCCCCTCATCGGCCAGGTCGACACCTACCTCTGCGCCGACCCGGACCAGCGCCGGGAGGTCCTGGACCGGCTGGGCGAGTTGGTGGTCAAGCCGATCGACGGATACGGCGGGTCGGACATCACCGTGGGTCCGGAGTGCTCGCCCCGCGAGCTCGACGAGCGCCGGGACGAACTGCGCCGCCACGGCGACCGGTTCGTCGCGCAGGAGGTGCAGCCTCTGTCCACGCTGCCGACCTTCGACGGCCGCGAGCTGCAGCGTCGACACGTCGACATGCGGGCGTTCGTCATGCTGCGGCACGGCGATGGGGGAGAGATCCTCGCCTCTGCACCGCCCGTCGCACTGACGCGCGTGGCCCCGGCGGGCACCATGGTCGTCAACGCCTCGAGTGGGGGCGGCGGAAAGGACACCTGGATTCACCGTGCGTGA
- a CDS encoding YbdK family carboxylate-amine ligase encodes MEAGLRTMVVEEDLHVLDTTSRELAPRAAELLARRGGHGAGEELRNCVVRVATDPAQSAAELRSALRAERAGLNEAGIELGLAVVAAGAVPLVPPGSALVDESPKTRRLLADYEYLARDQIYCGVRIRVEARDADEAVRVSCRVSPYLPVLLALTASSPFPRDGSDSGYASCRSVAASQWPTAAPVAGVCSAAEFDELVADLVASGVVVDASMVGFGVQPGPGGRSVELQVGDACPSSDATVLAAALFRALVEREAAAIANGAEVTAPAETRLRAALWRAARSGLEGDLVDPATFRARPAADVVSDLVDSLTDELTRSGDLDTVCTLLDNALYNGSSAFRQRQTLRRRGHAHDVVDLLAAETAGVSGPRSAVPDAHSRLFGVYEPIDGLDADPSWDEAVEEGGSPRRSYGPLVSALERAGTVRLRSRQVTAEQEASVAGVTFRVTGQERPQAFPMDFVPRIISPEVWRMLATGTEQRARALDAFLDDI; translated from the coding sequence ATGGAAGCAGGGTTGAGGACCATGGTCGTCGAAGAGGACCTTCACGTCCTCGACACGACGAGTCGGGAGCTGGCACCCCGTGCGGCGGAGTTGCTGGCGCGGAGGGGTGGACACGGCGCGGGGGAGGAGCTGCGCAACTGCGTCGTCCGCGTGGCGACCGACCCCGCCCAGTCGGCGGCGGAGCTGAGATCGGCCCTGCGTGCCGAGCGGGCGGGACTCAACGAGGCAGGGATCGAGCTCGGGTTGGCGGTGGTGGCCGCCGGGGCCGTCCCGCTCGTGCCCCCGGGATCCGCTCTCGTCGACGAGAGTCCGAAGACGCGGCGACTCCTGGCCGACTACGAGTACCTGGCCCGGGACCAGATCTACTGTGGCGTCCGCATCCGGGTGGAGGCCCGTGATGCGGACGAGGCGGTCCGGGTGTCCTGCCGGGTCTCGCCGTACCTGCCGGTGCTCCTCGCCCTCACGGCGAGCTCGCCCTTCCCGCGGGACGGGTCGGACTCCGGCTACGCGAGCTGCCGGTCGGTGGCCGCCTCGCAGTGGCCCACGGCCGCGCCGGTCGCCGGGGTGTGCTCGGCGGCGGAGTTCGACGAGTTGGTGGCGGACCTCGTGGCGAGCGGGGTGGTGGTCGATGCGTCGATGGTGGGCTTCGGGGTGCAGCCCGGGCCGGGTGGACGGTCGGTGGAGCTGCAGGTGGGCGACGCCTGCCCCTCCTCCGACGCCACCGTCCTGGCGGCCGCCCTGTTCCGGGCGCTGGTCGAGCGTGAGGCGGCCGCGATCGCGAACGGCGCCGAGGTCACCGCTCCGGCCGAGACCAGGCTGCGCGCCGCCCTGTGGCGCGCCGCGCGGTCGGGCCTCGAGGGCGACCTCGTGGACCCCGCCACGTTCCGGGCCCGGCCCGCCGCCGACGTCGTCTCCGACCTGGTGGACTCCCTGACCGACGAGTTGACGCGGTCGGGCGACCTCGACACCGTGTGCACCCTGCTCGACAACGCGCTCTACAACGGCAGCAGCGCGTTCCGTCAGCGTCAGACCCTCCGCAGACGGGGGCACGCCCACGACGTGGTGGACCTGCTCGCGGCGGAGACAGCGGGGGTCAGCGGTCCCCGGTCGGCGGTCCCCGACGCCCACTCCCGACTGTTCGGCGTCTACGAACCGATCGACGGTCTGGACGCCGACCCCAGTTGGGACGAGGCGGTCGAGGAGGGGGGCTCGCCCCGCCGGTCCTACGGCCCGCTGGTGTCGGCCCTGGAGCGGGCCGGCACCGTGCGGCTCCGGTCGCGACAGGTGACGGCTGAACAGGAGGCCTCGGTCGCCGGGGTGACGTTCCGGGTCACCGGGCAGGAGCGGCCCCAGGCGTTCCCGATGGACTTCGTACCCCGCATCATCTCGCCGGAGGTGTGGCGGATGCTGGCCACGGGCACCGAACAGCGCGCCCGTGCCCTGGACGCCTTCCTCGACGACATCTAA
- a CDS encoding crotonase/enoyl-CoA hydratase family protein, whose product MTDIENRPAVRTERRDHVLLVTFDRPEARNAVNGEVSTLLGNALHEADTDPEIRVVVITGAGERSFCAGADLKAISRGEDIFPAENRQWGFAGMMQQYVSVPVIAAVNGTALGGGCEIALACDLVVAADHAVFGLPEVRRGLIAAAGGAFRLPAQLPHRVAMEMMLTGEPITAGRALDLHLINHVVPADRLLDTALELAGAIAANAPLAVQGTKRVALGITDGGRPAEVDKWKVSDTEMMNVMTSEDAAEGPRAFAEKRAPVWKAR is encoded by the coding sequence ATGACCGACATCGAGAACCGTCCCGCCGTCCGCACCGAGCGCCGGGATCACGTCCTGCTCGTCACCTTCGACCGCCCGGAGGCCCGCAACGCCGTCAACGGGGAGGTCAGCACGCTGCTGGGCAACGCGTTGCACGAGGCGGACACCGACCCAGAGATCCGGGTGGTCGTGATCACCGGCGCCGGAGAGCGGTCGTTCTGTGCGGGCGCGGACCTCAAGGCCATCTCCCGGGGTGAGGACATCTTCCCGGCCGAGAACCGGCAGTGGGGATTCGCGGGGATGATGCAGCAGTACGTCTCGGTCCCCGTGATCGCCGCGGTCAACGGCACCGCACTGGGCGGGGGCTGCGAGATCGCCCTGGCCTGCGACCTCGTGGTGGCCGCCGACCACGCGGTGTTCGGACTGCCGGAGGTGCGGCGTGGGCTCATCGCCGCCGCCGGTGGCGCGTTCCGGCTGCCGGCCCAGCTGCCCCACCGCGTGGCCATGGAGATGATGCTCACCGGCGAGCCGATCACCGCCGGGCGGGCGCTCGACCTGCACCTGATCAACCACGTCGTCCCGGCCGACCGGCTGCTCGACACCGCGCTCGAGCTCGCCGGCGCCATCGCCGCCAACGCGCCGCTGGCGGTTCAGGGGACCAAACGGGTCGCGCTCGGTATAACCGACGGCGGGCGTCCGGCGGAGGTCGACAAGTGGAAGGTCAGTGACACGGAGATGATGAACGTCATGACCTCCGAGGACGCGGCCGAGGGCCCGCGGGCGTTCGCGGAGAAGCGTGCCCCGGTGTGGAAGGCGCGCTGA
- a CDS encoding triacylglycerol lipase, giving the protein MKHLVSALVLAMAALVVVPSGAAAQPGPAAPTTEATAPVAAGTVPPPTAGGPHPVPASFVDGLRAEVQNPLGEHPATNDWDCRLTEARPRPVVLVHGTFLNRQDNWAYLAPSLANEGYCVYALTYAAHPEAPWPLKALGGTRTMEEGAAELAGFVDRVREATGAEKVDLVGHSQGTIMPAVYVNELGGHRYVENYVGLGSVWRGSTAFFLSTIFDAFGQVGIRDEVQDFIHTVGCGACNEVLAGSRFFHDLWRDGTPYHPDVQYTNILTNIDEIVTPYTSGYVEGPNAENHVVQDYCPLDFSEHVSIVTDPVARDLVFNALDPANPRPVGCEFVPPITPLHS; this is encoded by the coding sequence GTGAAACATCTCGTGTCCGCGCTCGTTCTGGCGATGGCGGCCCTCGTCGTCGTCCCCTCCGGCGCCGCCGCGCAGCCCGGCCCCGCCGCCCCGACCACGGAGGCCACCGCACCGGTCGCGGCCGGCACGGTCCCGCCTCCCACCGCCGGCGGCCCGCACCCGGTGCCCGCGTCCTTCGTCGACGGTCTGCGGGCGGAGGTGCAGAACCCCCTCGGAGAGCACCCGGCCACCAACGACTGGGACTGCCGGCTCACCGAGGCCCGCCCGCGCCCGGTGGTCCTGGTCCACGGCACGTTCCTCAACCGCCAGGACAACTGGGCCTACCTCGCACCGAGCCTGGCCAACGAGGGCTATTGCGTCTACGCGCTGACCTACGCCGCACACCCGGAGGCCCCGTGGCCGCTGAAAGCGCTGGGCGGGACGCGGACGATGGAGGAAGGCGCCGCCGAGCTCGCCGGGTTCGTCGACCGGGTGCGCGAAGCGACCGGGGCGGAGAAGGTCGATCTGGTGGGGCACTCGCAGGGCACCATCATGCCGGCGGTCTACGTCAACGAGCTGGGCGGCCACCGCTACGTCGAGAACTACGTCGGGCTCGGCTCGGTGTGGCGGGGCAGCACGGCGTTCTTCCTCTCCACGATCTTCGACGCGTTCGGGCAGGTGGGCATCCGCGACGAGGTCCAGGACTTCATCCACACCGTCGGATGCGGCGCGTGCAATGAGGTCCTCGCGGGCAGCCGGTTCTTCCACGACCTGTGGCGGGACGGGACCCCGTACCACCCGGACGTGCAATACACGAACATCCTCACGAACATCGACGAGATCGTCACCCCGTACACCAGCGGGTACGTCGAGGGTCCCAATGCGGAGAACCACGTCGTGCAGGACTACTGCCCGCTGGACTTCTCCGAGCACGTCTCCATCGTCACCGACCCCGTCGCCCGGGATCTGGTGTTCAACGCGCTGGACCCGGCCAACCCGCGTCCGGTGGGCTGCGAGTTCGTCCCGCCGATCACGCCGCTGCACAGTTGA
- a CDS encoding GntR family transcriptional regulator translates to MADVAPTRLAQRPQLSEEVADHVRTRIMSGEVRPGDFIRLDETAAALGVSVTPVREALLTLRGEGLVDLVPRRGYLVSPMSRQDIEDIFWLQAELSKRIVDRAITRYDAPTLEFHARLIDDFEKASASGDTDGVVHAQYAIHRTLNRASRSDKLSRFLSNAARYMPYRLYADDPDWRAGALLDHRRMLEALRSGDVETAHDVVESEFAGGATLLIAHLERAGVWDEEREPELAAEA, encoded by the coding sequence GTGGCGGACGTGGCCCCCACACGACTCGCCCAGCGCCCCCAGCTCTCCGAGGAGGTCGCCGACCACGTGCGGACCCGCATCATGAGCGGCGAGGTCCGTCCCGGGGACTTCATCCGGCTCGACGAGACCGCCGCGGCCCTCGGGGTGAGCGTGACCCCGGTCCGCGAGGCACTGCTCACCCTGCGCGGCGAGGGCCTCGTCGACCTGGTTCCGCGGCGCGGGTACCTGGTCTCCCCGATGAGCCGGCAGGACATCGAGGACATCTTCTGGCTCCAGGCGGAACTGTCCAAGCGGATAGTCGACCGGGCGATCACCCGCTACGACGCGCCCACGCTCGAGTTCCACGCCCGGTTGATCGACGACTTCGAGAAGGCGTCCGCATCCGGTGACACCGACGGTGTCGTGCACGCGCAGTACGCCATCCACCGGACACTCAACCGGGCTTCCCGGTCGGACAAGCTCTCCCGCTTCCTGTCGAACGCCGCCCGGTACATGCCCTACCGGTTGTACGCGGACGACCCCGACTGGCGTGCGGGCGCACTGCTGGACCACCGTCGCATGCTCGAGGCGCTGCGTAGCGGCGATGTCGAGACCGCCCACGACGTGGTGGAGTCCGAGTTCGCGGGCGGCGCGACGCTGCTCATCGCCCACCTCGAGCGGGCCGGCGTGTGGGACGAGGAGCGCGAGCCGGAGCTCGCCGCGGAGGCCTGA
- a CDS encoding oxygenase MpaB family protein, whose amino-acid sequence MLTELHRNPAPPITRGRPPGLTDAVDSLGAASGVANVIMQLAWPEVGWGVRESRVDTGNVYKRPFKRARTTFQYLAVATLGSDEDKRVYSEEVYRIHREVFSTPESRVKYSANDPRLQMWVAACLYIGFEDVFEWLHGPMTDSDREAFYASAPTLGTTLQVRPDQWPATRADFEGYWREGMARIRFDEPVREHLVGLTELRMLPQPATLLFGRINKWITSGFLHREFRDELGLPWSPRDQRRFESFLAATARLNGLLPETVRTITYRILLIDLRWRLRTGRSLM is encoded by the coding sequence GTGCTCACCGAACTGCACCGCAATCCCGCGCCGCCGATCACCCGTGGGAGACCGCCCGGGCTCACCGACGCGGTGGACTCCCTCGGCGCCGCCAGTGGCGTCGCCAACGTGATCATGCAACTGGCCTGGCCCGAGGTCGGATGGGGGGTGCGCGAGAGCCGGGTGGACACCGGCAACGTCTACAAACGCCCCTTCAAGCGGGCGCGGACGACATTCCAGTACCTCGCCGTCGCCACGCTCGGCAGCGACGAGGACAAGAGGGTCTACAGCGAGGAGGTCTACCGGATCCACCGGGAGGTGTTCTCCACGCCCGAGAGCCGGGTGAAGTACAGCGCGAACGACCCCAGACTGCAGATGTGGGTGGCCGCGTGCCTCTACATCGGGTTCGAGGACGTCTTCGAGTGGTTGCACGGTCCCATGACCGATTCCGACAGGGAGGCGTTCTACGCCTCCGCGCCGACGCTGGGCACGACCTTGCAGGTGCGGCCCGACCAGTGGCCCGCCACCCGCGCCGACTTCGAGGGCTACTGGCGCGAGGGCATGGCGAGGATCCGCTTCGACGAACCCGTCCGGGAGCACCTGGTCGGGCTGACCGAACTCCGGATGCTGCCGCAGCCCGCCACCCTGCTGTTCGGGCGGATCAACAAGTGGATCACCAGCGGCTTCCTGCACCGCGAGTTCCGGGACGAACTCGGCCTCCCGTGGAGCCCGCGCGACCAGCGCCGATTCGAGAGCTTCCTCGCCGCGACCGCCCGGCTCAACGGCCTGCTGCCGGAGACGGTTCGGACGATCACCTACCGGATCCTGCTCATCGACCTGAGGTGGCGGTTGAGGACCGGCCGGTCGTTGATGTGA
- a CDS encoding MlaD family protein, translating to MNRHIVAQALLFALISVVAIGYGIRYIGQDADVSSGFRVVAHVEDARGVGPGVRVTYRGADVGVVQGAELDGSGGVRLRLRILEGTRIPRDSLAKVVTSTALGDNRLDVRPETADGPYLGEGDELRVPEDVQSPPLADLIADIDASLRAVDPRSLASFGDSTAAALEGNGPRLGAIIEDTATLAAVLADRAPTFRGLVDDGLVTVRALAARDAPVSGSVATARDVTGQLARREDTLVYMLDRSPEAMLRAQRLLDDNRDDAAGLLANTLVVTPVFRDRGPAWEAGLTQGERGLRALAGSVRDGRADFALIATQGPVCVYPYEPRDVRDHSWEEPDLRMYCPPGENLAQRGSQAAPRPNGEGLAGANRPGTRIGPDMAADPLLVPTGTEIAAYWATMMEGLRSNGG from the coding sequence GTGAACCGGCACATCGTCGCGCAGGCGTTGCTGTTCGCCCTCATCTCGGTCGTGGCGATCGGCTACGGCATCCGCTACATCGGGCAGGACGCGGACGTCTCCAGCGGTTTCCGGGTGGTGGCGCATGTCGAGGACGCGAGGGGGGTCGGGCCCGGGGTCCGGGTGACGTACCGCGGCGCGGACGTGGGGGTGGTCCAGGGTGCCGAGCTCGACGGTTCCGGCGGGGTCCGGTTGCGCCTCCGGATCCTCGAGGGGACGCGGATCCCCCGGGACTCCCTGGCCAAGGTGGTCACCAGCACCGCGCTGGGCGACAACCGGCTCGACGTGCGGCCCGAGACCGCGGACGGTCCCTACCTCGGGGAGGGCGACGAGTTGCGCGTCCCGGAGGACGTGCAGTCCCCGCCGCTGGCGGACCTCATCGCCGACATCGACGCCTCGCTGCGGGCCGTGGACCCCCGGTCCCTGGCCTCGTTCGGCGACAGCACCGCGGCAGCACTCGAGGGCAACGGGCCGAGACTGGGCGCGATCATCGAGGACACGGCGACGCTCGCGGCCGTGCTCGCCGACCGCGCACCGACCTTCCGGGGCCTCGTCGACGACGGGCTGGTGACGGTTCGCGCGCTCGCCGCCCGCGACGCACCCGTCTCCGGATCGGTGGCGACGGCGCGCGACGTCACCGGCCAGTTGGCACGTCGCGAGGACACCCTCGTGTACATGCTCGACCGCTCGCCCGAGGCGATGCTCCGCGCACAGAGGCTGCTCGATGACAACCGGGACGACGCGGCCGGCCTGCTCGCCAACACCCTCGTGGTCACCCCGGTGTTCCGGGACCGCGGGCCGGCGTGGGAGGCGGGTCTGACCCAGGGGGAGCGGGGCCTGCGGGCCCTGGCCGGCTCGGTCCGCGACGGTCGTGCCGACTTCGCACTCATCGCGACCCAGGGGCCGGTGTGCGTGTATCCGTACGAGCCGCGGGACGTACGGGACCACTCGTGGGAGGAGCCGGACCTGAGGATGTACTGCCCGCCCGGAGAGAACCTCGCCCAACGCGGCTCGCAGGCCGCACCGAGACCGAACGGCGAGGGCCTGGCCGGAGCCAACCGGCCGGGCACGCGGATCGGTCCGGACATGGCCGCGGACCCGTTGCTCGTCCCGACGGGGACCGAGATCGCCGCGTACTGGGCGACGATGATGGAAGGACTACGCAGCAATGGCGGTTGA